The Candidatus Aminicenantes bacterium genome includes a window with the following:
- a CDS encoding FAD binding domain-containing protein has translation MRSFAYGRPESLAQAAAHLAEAGAGTFVMGGGTDLLGEIKEGTAAAETVLDLKTIPGLAYIRKDQAGLAIGATTTIAELAEDPEIQAIWPALHQAAAAIASPQLRNVGTVGGNLCQRPRCWYYRDASVTCRKKGGAHCFAEGGRNKYHAIFGGICYAVHPSDLAPVLAAFEAELTVAGAAGERVIPVEKFFAPPIVNVKRENGLDGKEIVKEIRVRRPGPGDRSAYIKLIERGAWDFALVSAAVRIIGGGGAIRDIRIVCGGVAAVPLRLTKAEDALKGSRPTEGNIRQAVDKAAADAAPLSENGYKIDLLRAAVIDAVMKAAKP, from the coding sequence ATGAGAAGCTTCGCCTATGGGAGACCGGAGTCTTTGGCGCAGGCCGCGGCCCATTTGGCCGAGGCTGGAGCGGGCACGTTCGTCATGGGCGGCGGGACCGACCTGTTGGGCGAAATCAAAGAGGGGACGGCCGCCGCCGAGACGGTTCTCGATCTCAAGACGATCCCGGGCCTGGCATATATTCGGAAGGATCAGGCCGGTCTGGCGATCGGTGCGACGACAACGATCGCCGAGCTGGCCGAAGATCCCGAGATCCAAGCGATTTGGCCGGCTCTCCACCAGGCCGCCGCCGCCATCGCCTCGCCCCAGCTCCGCAACGTCGGCACGGTCGGCGGAAACCTCTGCCAGCGGCCGCGGTGCTGGTATTACCGCGACGCCTCCGTCACCTGCCGCAAGAAGGGCGGGGCTCATTGCTTCGCCGAAGGCGGGCGGAACAAATACCATGCCATCTTCGGCGGCATTTGTTATGCCGTTCATCCTTCCGACTTGGCCCCGGTCCTGGCCGCTTTCGAGGCCGAGCTGACCGTCGCGGGAGCGGCGGGAGAGCGGGTCATCCCGGTCGAGAAGTTCTTCGCTCCGCCTATCGTTAACGTGAAGCGCGAAAATGGGCTCGACGGGAAGGAGATCGTCAAGGAGATCCGCGTCCGACGGCCCGGGCCCGGCGACCGGAGCGCCTATATTAAGCTGATCGAGCGCGGCGCCTGGGATTTCGCTCTCGTTTCGGCGGCGGTCCGGATCATCGGCGGAGGCGGCGCCATCCGGGACATCCGGATTGTCTGCGGCGGCGTCGCCGCGGTCCCCCTGCGCCTGACCAAGGCCGAGGATGCGCTGAAGGGCTCGCGCCCGACCGAAGGCAACATCCGCCAAGCCGTCGACAAGGCGGCCGCGGACGCCGCGCCTTTGTCCGAGAACGGCTACAAGATCGACCTCCTTCGCGCCGCCGTCATCGACGCGGTGATGAAGGCGGCCAAACC